The sequence below is a genomic window from Nicotiana tomentosiformis chromosome 6, ASM39032v3, whole genome shotgun sequence.
acaaaaaaaaatgaggaacagtcgtGGCGAGGCGATAGCtaatattccttaggtcgttttttagGACAGGCAAAAGTTTGGGCAATTCGGGCTCGAGCGCTCGGACCCATGCAGatagcgtgggcaatagcacacgaaaatatgagaatcgggcagaattcaaattttatggccctaaaatgccaaaaaatgaggaacggtcatggcgaggcgatgactaatattccttaggtcatttttgatgggtcggctaaattttaggcgattcgggcccAGGCGCCAGGACCCATGCAGATgacgtgggctataagcacacgaaaatatgaaaatcaggcGCAATTCCAGTTTAAGGCCTTAAAaggccaaaaaacgagaaacggtcattgCGAGGCGATGATTAATGTTCCTCAGGTCATCTTTTATgggtcggataaattttaggcgattcgggcccTGACTCCCGGACCCATGTAGATGATAtaggttatagcacacgaaaatctaaaaatcgggcgaaatttaagttttatggccctaaaacaccaaaaaatgagtaacggtcatggcgagacgatgactaatgttccttaggtcgttttttatcGGCCggctaaattttaggcgatccgggcctGTGAGCCCGGACCCAAGCAGATGGactgggtataacacacgaaaattttgAAATCGGACGCAATTCGATTTTATAACACTAAAccgccaaaaacgaggaacgatcatgacgaggcgatgactaatattccttaggtcgttttttatggGCCCGCTAAATTTTAGCCGGTTCGGGCCCCGACTCCCGGacccatgtagatggcgtggttatagcacatgaaaatctaagaatcgggcgaaattcaagttttatggtcctaaaacgccaaaaaatgaggaacggtcatggcgaggcgatgactatattccttaggtcattttttatgggctgactaaattttaggcgatctgggccTGTGAGCCCGAACCCATGTAGATGACCTGGGTTATAGCACGCGAAAATTTTGAAATCGGACGTAATTCcgattttatagccctaaaacgccaaaaaacgaggaacggtcatgacgaggcgatgactaatgttccttaggttattttttatgggcccgctaaattttaggtgattcgagcCCGGGGTCTCAGACCCATGCacatggcgtgggctatatagcacacgaaaatctaggaatcaaacgaaattctagttttatgaccctaaaacgccaaaaaatgagaaacggtcatggtgaggcgatgactaatattccttaggtcattttttatgggctggCTAAATTTAAGGCGATTCGggcacgaaaatctgagaattaggcggaattctagttttatggccctaaaacgccaaaaaacgagaaatggtcatggagaggcgatgcctaatgttccttaggtcatttttgatgggtcggataaattttaggcgattcgggcccGATATCTCGAActcatgcagatggtgtgggttatagcatacgaaaatatggaaatcgggcagaattccaattttatgtcACTAAAATGCCATACATCGAGGAACGGTCGTGGCGAGGCGATgattaatgttccttaggtcattttctatgaGGCGACTAAATTTTTGGCGATTCGGGCCTAACTGCCTGGACCCATGCAaatagcgtgggctatagcatacgaaaatatagaaattgggcgaaattctaattttatggccataaaatgccagaacgaggaacggtcatagcgagacgatgactaatgttccatagatcattttttatgggctAGCTAAATATTAGGCAATTCGGGCGCGGGCACTTTGATCCATGCAAatggcatgggctatatcacacgaaaaatGGAAATCgaacggaattccagttttatggccataaaactccaaaaaatgaggaacggtcatgacaagGGGATGACTAATGTTCAtttggtcattttttatggggtgactaaagtttaggcgattcgggccTAGGTTcccggacccatgcagatggagtgggttatagcacacgaaaattttgaaatcgggcggtattccagttttatggccctaaaatgccaaaaacgaggaacatGTTCCTTAGGTCGCTTTTGATGGGCCgactaaattttaggcgattcgggcccGAGCGCCCGGCCCCATGTAGATGGcggggctatagcacaggaaaatatgagaatcaggcggaattttagttttatgaccttaaaacgccaaaaaatgaggaacggtaatggtgaggcaattaggggtgggcataaaatctgAAAAATTAAATTCCGAACCGGACCAAATTAATTTGATATTTCGGTATCGATTTATTCGGTATTTCGATATTCTTCAATATAGATTTTTTGATTTTTCGATATTTTGGTATGGTACTCGGTCCAGCCCAACACCCACAAAGAGATGACACTGAAATTATACATAGATCGTCTCTCCCATCATTGTCGTGAAGTTGTCATCTTCTGCAAGTAAAACATCTTTTCTTAGAAATTTTCAAGCTTGAATATTTTCCTGTTCCAAATATAATGTACCAACAATCTGCACAACACCCACTTTGAAAGTTCAGACTTATCTTTATTATATATTGTTATGTCTTGATTGAACTAAAATTTGTTGATTCCTTGTACACTTCATTCTTTCTAAAAAGATCTTCTTACTTGTTGGATTGATTTACTTCACTCCTTCACCGAATCACCAGTGGCCAATGACCTGCTTGTCACGTTAGATAGGGACGATGCGATGTCGAAACCGTAcgaatcaaataaaaaaatattgaacCGTACCGAAttattttggtacggtatttggtacaGTATTTTAAAAGGTATGGGCGTAAGGCGGAGTGTTTTACATATGCCccagcggggcgtaagccccataggtatttaatttttaatatattataaaataatataatgacagttaatatttataaacatgtaaaattgcataaaaattgaagaaaattatatatatgtgtgtgctccatccccacaaaaactaatcaaaacaatctattatacgttacttacaagtacaaataatttgagtctaaaagaataaagttttctatatggaaaAACAAAAAGGatattaacctgcaatttgaactttgaatttgctgctacgaagaaaaatgtagttctctttatatttgtaaaaaaaattaaatattcgttgcgtttgggagatattagcagactagcgaacaaaataaaaaattgagaaaaccatgaattagggcttaaatcaataaaaaaggtctttacttttaaatttaatacttttgagttcctttttaaacctttgagtaattaccaaactaatttttgagaatttgggtattatatgaaggactaattcaacaaattttattttaatttgaaaaagtctctggggcttactccttactaaaaaaacgcGCCCCGAATGCCCGGACGTACGTcccaaattgcggggcgtacgcctcttgagacttttgccccacaccatcgccccaggGCTCTCCccaaaaacgccttttaaaatagagatttggtatacacaattgatatACCATAATACCAAACCGTAATTTATAAATACCGTATCGAAgtaccgaatgcccacccctaaagacgatgactaatgttccttaggtcgttttttatggGCTGGCTAAATTTTACGCAATTCGTCCCCGAACGCCGGACCAATGCAGATAGCgtaggatatagcacacgaaaatatgagaatcgggtttTAATCGTTACAAGTTTCGTGAAAGAAAGAGGATTTTTTTCTCCCAAAactttcacttttagatctttgcCCAACTAACTTTCTgaacattattttttttcttgaaatgctaaatttattttatggccctaaaatatcaGAAAATGAGGAATATTCATGGCGATGCGATGATTaatgttcattaggtcgttttttATGGGCTGACTAAGTTTTAGGTTATTCGGTCCTGACGCCCAGACCCATGCAGAtgacgtgggttatagcacacgaaaatatgagaatcgggcgaaattccaattttatggtgctaaaatgccaaaaattgaggaacgattatggctaCACGATAACTAatgtttcttaggtcgtttttgatgggccggctaaattttaggcgattttgtCCCGGCGCCCGGACCTttgcagatggcatgggctatagcacacaaaaatctgcgAATCGAgtaaatttcagttttatgaccCTGAAATGCCAAAATACAACTAACGGGATTAAATCAAGTtggtaaaaataattaaattcttgaaaatCTGAAGAGCAGTTCAAAGGACCAAACGTGTTCAACCTCATTAATTTTAGCCAATTGAAACGTAACCtcattattaattattaattaattaattagagaAAGCATAATAGTACGGGAGAGTGGAGACTCCAAGAACCAATCAATTACAGCCAAATCAGATGCCACGTGGCAGAAGCCCGTGAtaatcatccaaaaataaccGAGCACATGTCACCCTGCTTCAAAATCTTCTTTTTGCTTCTTCAACTTCAACTCTTCTTTGCTAAGTAATTGAACTTCCAATTTCAACATCACCGTATTAGAGAGTAAACTTTCAAAAACCTAAAATTACAGAAGTTTTCACTTTTCAGTATAGTGAGCAGCTATGGGTGGAGATACTACAACCCTTGATTCCCCTCTCATCTATTCCACTGGTACATTATTCAAATTTCTTGCATTATTTTCCTATTTATGTTTCTAAAGTATAGTCCTTTTTAAATTCGGATAAATAATGAGGTATTGCAGTAGGTTGACTGTTAGTCTCAGCTAAAAAATAAAAGTAGTTCTTCTCATTGTTGATTAAATCGATTGATTAATTTACATCTTGCATAAAAAGTATATTTTAAAATGTAGACTCAATATTCTGACAACACTGAGAAAGATTGAATTTTTGCTACTTGCAGAAGAATCATCTCTTGATCGAAACTTCCCTGAAAATTCACTAGGCTCGCGTACTTTTCTCAGGTATTTACTATAACCTGGTTCCTGATTTTCTACAAAGATTGACTCTCTACAGTGTGTGTGACTGTGTGTGTGTAATACTAGTGGTTGGTTATTGGAATATGTGCAGTGGTGGTGAtcattttggctcaaaaatggaGAATGGAAAAGCTGGACTAGGTTTTATGGATTCTGAGGAATTCGTTCGAGCTTCTTCAATTTCCTTGGATGAGGTTAATCGAAAGCGGGAAAGGAATGTGTACATGGATGTTCTCAAGAGCTATGATGAACTGCACCTTCATAAAGACCGTTTGAAAGAAGCCAAAAGTAAAATCTTGAGGTACTGTAATTTATAGTCATTTGTTTgctatttttgttcttttattctCGGGGATAAGTAACTAGATATGATAATTTAACAATGCTCCTCGTATTTGTTCTACTTATTTATTTATGGGGTGCTGTTTGTTTCATGGCCTTGTTTGATTTCTCCTCCTCTATGTCAAGATGTTTGGATTAAATGTTACATTTTGTGTTTTGATACTGGATGATCTGCTAAGCGCCAGAAAGGAGGAATTTGGGTTTTGAACTAGGAAAAATTATCCAGGACCTTTGTCCCAAGTTTTAACTGAATCCTTTTTCCAGTGGTGAGGTGGAGAGTATTTCGTCTCACCCTTTATGAAACCTTGTGTTACTTATTGCCACATACTTGACACCATCCTCCTTAAAAACGTTGGTCCCGATAATCCATGCTCCGTGCTAAAAGAAATTTTCCGTTAAGGTGGTACCAGTAAGTAGCGTGCTCCATGTCCTATCTAAGTTCAGCATTTGTCAAAAGATTCCATTTAACCCTAATATTTACTGACCTTTGTTTGACTAGCATCACTATCTATTGGTTAAGCAAGTCCTTTATTCTCACCGTGAGTTCAGTGTTTGTGCATTGTAATAAGTATGCTCTACAAGCATCATAATACAATATGCATATCGAACCAGAATTAAATTCTGAAACATAGTCTTGAGAGATCCTCTTCCTCTGTGGGATTCCACAGGTAGTGTGACTTTATGGTTAGGAACGGAATTTCGCAATGCTAGAGCCCTTCTAGATAATGACTTCGATTTCATATAAAATGCTGAGTATATTTCAATTTGACATATAACCTATTTCCCACAATTTTCCCAGCATTTTCTGGTCCCTTGTTCACATGACAAGTTTATGCATCTAAGACACACTTGAGGTCCTTACTTAGAGACATTTACCTTACGTCCACAGAAGGACGACCACTTTTGAGATATTTCACTTTTCCTCTTCTTCAGCATAGATCTTAGTCTTAGCACTAGCATTCCTCTCTGTACAATGCTCACTCTTTACTCTTTTCAGATGTTTAGGTTGTTTTCTTGCATGCTCTATTTGGTAGTTGTAATTCCCCTTCTTTAATCAGTGCTCTCATTCCGCTGCTTTAAGGCATTTATCTCAACTCTGCGAAGATATTCACACaaataaaatgagagaaatgTGTAGCAGGGTAAGAGTTGGAAatcacgtggtgtctagtgaaggTGTGATATTAATTCCATCTCGTTGTTGCTTGAAGTGACCCTACTTCTAAGGTATTAGCATTAATCTGGTTTTAATTTGAGTTGGAAGTGTAGTTGTTTACATTGTTGTTGTATTTACTGAGTACCTTTTTATTCAAGTTTACTACTCTGATGTCTCCTCGTCATACAATTTCATGATGTGTGTGCCTTCCTTGTCTTCTCTGTCCCTGTGCTTCTATTTTTTTCTTGCAACAATGTTGAGTGGGAAAATGAGTATCAAGTTCATCGTAAGTGTAAAAGCTATTTGCTATGGTATAGGAGTAACATAATGAACATATTGTTTACATTAGCTAAAATGTTATCGAGGTGCTCAACACACACTGATGCTGTCTTTAACCATGTCACTGGAAAAGCTAATTCAAGTCTAGTTTATGTGAGTAGATACAGTTCAGCTTGTTTTGCAACTACTGTTCATTCACTTGACGGCCTAGAGCCAGCTGCATTTAGATTAGTGCCCTGTGATGAAATGCGTTACCATTTCTTTCACATTAGCTAGTTGTATTTTTGCATAACCTTATCTTATTTTCATTCTGGCAGTTATTCAGTTTCTAACTGTACATGGTAGAATCTATTGTAGCATATTCTTTGTCTTGTTTACTTGTAACTACTATGCATCTGTTGAGACACATTATAAATGAACCACTGCAGATACACCCCTGGATCATGGATTGAGGAGGTGGGTGGCATGAAAAAGAGCGATTATAATATACCAAAAAAGACGACACTCTTGTTGATTGGTCCAAAAGCTTCTGGAAAAAGCAGTCTTGTTAACAAGATCTCGATGGTGCTTGAGGATGATCCCTTTACACCAGAAAGGGCCCCAGTATCGTGTATGTTCTCTCTCCTTTTCACATGAAATAAGTGAAATTTGATAAAAGTTAACCACAAAGAATATGTTTGTCATGCGTGCTCTATTTGTCGTAGATACTAATGTGATTAGATAGTTTATTTCTTTAAATACTAGTTGGCAGATAATTAATGCAGGCATAACAGCATCGTTGTTCTTGAACCTATGGATTACCAGATTCTTCTGTTGGAGATGGGACATATTTTCTCCAAGAGTACACGATACCAAGAGGTTCAAGTTCTTTTTGTTTGTATGACACACGTAGTTTATCAGATGACTTGACTGAAAATAAGAAAATGGTGAAGCAATGGATGACAAAGGGTGTTCGTCATGGGGAGCTAATAAAGAGGTCTATATCATTGTTTTTTCCTTGAATTTCCTTCAACAAAACCTTACTTTGTGTACCTGGACTTTCTTAAATGCTCCCTTTGGCAGGGATTCTGATGATGTACATCTGAAATCCAAAATGAAGTCTAAAGCTCGCCGAAATAGTTTGTATGTCATTGAGGCCAAGATGGTTAATTTTGTCATATTAGTTGTCAATGCGGTCTCAATTCTGGAATTGATGGACGGTGATGATGAAACCAAGAGACAAAAAACTCAAGCTGTTGCTACAACTTTCAACGACCCTCTTTTGTCATTCGAAGGTATTAATTTACTTTCTTTTAACTTAATATATCACTTCAATCAGTCTCTTAGCTTGGTAAGATCAGTGTAGTTGATTAAAAAAATTTAGGCATTTTGTGAGTACTAAAAAAATTTATAGGTAGAAACAAAATTTTAGTTGTTCTCCTAGATAACGATTAATGTTGATTGAAGCTTCCTTGATGAACGTGCGGAGTTCATCTTGGATTTCCAAAAAAAACATTGAAAGTAACAAGAAAAAAGGAGAGGAAATCCTTATTCCATTCAAAAACAAGCGTCAGATTGATGCTAAGTTTGTCAATATTTCAGTATTTAATCATCCCATTTTCTCTTTCTCATTGTTGGAGCATATTATGGTTCTTTCAGTTTGCTCACTCTCGCTATCTCAGATGACAAGCCTGTTGTTGTGCTCACACATGGTGATTTACTTTCCCTTTCTGATCGTACACGAATCCGCATGCATTTGGGACAGCTGCTCGGTATTCATCCGAAGAAACAAATTTTTGACATCCCAGGTGGCATCAAGATAAGTTAGCCTGCTGTAACATGAATTTCTTTAGTTGAACTCTAATCTTTTtcctccctttttcttttctctttttggtcTTGTGTTTTCAGAAAGCGATGATTCAGGAACTAAGTTGACTATACTTAACATGCTTCGTTATTGCCTCGAGCACGCTGATAAAAAACTACCTTTCAAAAATGACCTACCTTTCAAAGGCCCATTTAGCTGCGAGGTGAGTTTATTGGTAGATGAACTTAACTTATATGGTTGATTCTTATTTTAGTTAGTTTCACTTTCTT
It includes:
- the LOC104104405 gene encoding uncharacterized protein isoform X3 encodes the protein MGGDTTTLDSPLIYSTEESSLDRNFPENSLGSRTFLSGGDHFGSKMENGKAGLGFMDSEEFVRASSISLDEVNRKRERNVYMDVLKSYDELHLHKDRLKEAKSKILRYTPGSWIEEVGGMKKSDYNIPKKTTLLLIGPKASGKSSLVNKISMVLEDDPFTPERAPVSYSSVGDGTYFLQEYTIPRGSSSFCLYDTRSLSDDLTENKKMVKQWMTKGVRHGELIKRDSDDVHLKSKMKSKARRNSLYVIEAKMVNFVILVVNAVSILELMDGDDETKRQKTQAVATTFNDPLLSFEVCSLSLSQMTSLLLCSHMVIYFPFLIVHESACIWDSCSVFIRRNKFLTSQKAMIQELS
- the LOC104104405 gene encoding uncharacterized protein isoform X2 is translated as MGGDTTTLDSPLIYSTEESSLDRNFPENSLGSRTFLSGGDHFGSKMENGKAGLGFMDSEEFVRASSISLDEVNRKRERNVYMDVLKSYDELHLHKDRLKEAKSKILRYTPGSWIEEVGGMKKSDYNIPKKTTLLLIGPKASGKSSLVNKISMVLEDDPFTPERAPVSYSSVGDGTYFLQEYTIPRGSSSFCLYDTRSLSDDLTENKKMVKQWMTKGVRHGELIKRDSDDVHLKSKMKSKARRNSLYVIEAKMVNFVILVVNAVSILELMDGDDETKRQKTQAVATTFNDPLLSFEDDKPVVVLTHGDLLSLSDRTRIRMHLGQLLGIHPKKQIFDIPESDDSGTKLTILNMLRYCLEHADKKLPFKNDLPFKGPFSCEDVLAILVLFILACAFLVQYL
- the LOC104104405 gene encoding uncharacterized protein isoform X1, whose amino-acid sequence is MGGDTTTLDSPLIYSTEESSLDRNFPENSLGSRTFLSGGDHFGSKMENGKAGLGFMDSEEFVRASSISLDEVNRKRERNVYMDVLKSYDELHLHKDRLKEAKSKILRYTPGSWIEEVGGMKKSDYNIPKKTTLLLIGPKASGKSSLVNKISMVLEDDPFTPERAPVSYSSVGDGTYFLQEYTIPRGSSSFCLYDTRSLSDDLTENKKMVKQWMTKGVRHGELIKRDSDDVHLKSKMKSKARRNSLYVIEAKMVNFVILVVNAVSILELMDGDDETKRQKTQAVATTFNDPLLSFEDDKPVVVLTHGDLLSLSDRTRIRMHLGQLLGIHPKKQIFDIPESDDSGTKLTILNMLRYCLEHADKKLPFKNDLPFKGPFSCEVSLLDVLAILVLFILACAFLVQYL